The following proteins come from a genomic window of Ictalurus furcatus strain D&B chromosome 14, Billie_1.0, whole genome shotgun sequence:
- the rag2 gene encoding V(D)J recombination-activating protein 2, which yields MSLQHLTSINCANLLQPGCSLLHLEGDAYLFGQKGWPKRSCPTGIFGVRIKHGELKLRAISFSNNSCYLPPLRYAAIVHVEPHNENPECYLIHGGRTPNNELSSSLYMLSVDNRACNRKVILRCQEKELVGELPEARYGHTLSVVHSRGKTACVLFGGRSYMRPSERTTENWNCMVDCPPQIYLIDLEFGCCSAHTLPELTDGQSFHLALAREDSVYFLGGHIASTDCRPPRLFRLRVELLLGRPLLSCEMLNDGLSITSAIATPIGPAHEYIILGGYQSDSQKRMLCTYVALDDVGIRMEPREPPEWSGEISQSRTWFGGTLEKGNALIVVPSGTNPTPTDAYYFYQLSFHQEGDRENPTQTCSQDSTDFEDSAPLEDSEELYFGRDPHEMEYSSDGEGDTYNEEDEEDESQSGYWIKCCLTCQVDINTWEPFYSTELTRPAMIFCSRGEGGHWVHAQCMELSENLLLRLSRDNSKYYCLDHGGLAQQELTPPRKIMPLKRVPMKPMHRKAPITLKMTPVKKSFFRRLFD from the coding sequence ATGTCCTTGCAGCACCTGACTTCCATAAACTGTGCAAATCTTCTACAGCCTGGCTGCTCCTTATTGCATCTAGAAGGTGATGCTTATCTTTTTGGTCAGAAAGGATGGCCTAAACGTTCCTGCCCCACAGGCATCTTTGGTGTACGCATCAAACATGGGGAGCTCAAGTTGCGTGCCATCTCATTCTCCAACAATTCTTGCTATCTCCCACCTCTGCGTTACGCAGCAATTGTTCACGTAGAGCCTCACAATGAAAACCCTGAGTGTTACCTCATTCATGGAGGTCGAACACCCAACAACGAGCTGTCCTCAAGCCTCTACATGCTTAGTGTTGACAACCGTGCATGTAATCGGAAGGTCATACTGAGATGCCAGGAGAAAGAGTTGGTTGGTGAACTTCCGGAAGCGCGATATGGCCACACCCTTAGTGTAGTCCACAGCAGAGGGAAAACTGCCTGTGTTCTGTTTGGTGGCAGATCCTACATGCGTCCTTCTGAGAGAACCACAGAGAACTGGAACTGCATGGTGGACTGTCCACCTCAGATTTACCTCATTGATCTGGAGTTTGGCTGCTGCTCAGCACACACCCTCCCAGAACTCACTGATGGCCAGTCGTTCCACCTGGCACTGGCAAGAGAGGACAGTGTCTACTTCTTGGGTGGCCACATTGCCTCAACAGACTGCCGACCACCTCGCCTGTTCAGGCTGCGTGTAGAGCTTCTTTTAGGCAGGCCATTACTCTCCTGTGAGATGCTTAATGATGGTCTCTCCATCACAAGTGCCATTGCAACTCCCATAGGCCCTGCTCATGAATACATTATTCTTGGTGGTTACCAGTCAGATTCCCAGAAGAGAATGCTGTGCACCTACGTTGCACTAGATGATGTCGGGATCCGCATGGAGCCCAGAGAGCCTCCTGAGTGGAGCGGTGAGATCAGCCAAAGCCGCACCTGGTTTGGTGGAACCCTAGAAAAAGGGAATGCATTAATTGTTGTACCATCAGGGACAAATCCCACACCTACAGATGCCTATTACTTTTACCAGTTAAGCTTCCACcaggagggagacagagagaatccAACGCAGACATGCAGTCAAGATTCTACTGATTTTGAGGATTCAGCACCTCTAGAAGATTCAGAAGAACTGTATTTTGGGCGTGACCCCCATGAGATGGAGTACAGCAGTGATGGAGAGGGAGACACCTACaatgaggaagatgaggaggatgaaTCTCAGTCTGGTTACTGGATCAAGTGCTGCCTCACATGTCAGGTAGACATCAACACCTGGGAGCCCTTCTACTCCACTGAGCTCACCAGACCAGCCATGATCTTCTGTTCCAGAGGTGAAGGTGGACATTGGGTCCACGCTCAGTGTATGGAGCTATCAGAGAATCTACTGCTACGCCTCTCTCGGGATAACAGCAAGTACTATTGCTTAGACCATGGAGGCCTTGCCCAGCAGGAACTGACTCCTCCACGCAAGATAATGCCTCTGAAGAGAGTCCCAATGAAGCCAATGCACCGCAAAGCTCCCATAACCCTGAAAATGACTCCAGTTAAGAAGAGTTTCTTCAGAAGACTTTTTGACTGA